A genomic stretch from Chitinophaga agri includes:
- the tpiA gene encoding triose-phosphate isomerase, whose amino-acid sequence MRKKIVAGNWKMNLTIGQAEQLINDILQAGLRLKDGQEVVLATPFPYLLKAKALLKNTPGFYLAAQNCASEKSGAYTGEVSAEMLSSIGVDYVILGHSERREYFQESNAVLAKKVDLALANGLKPIFCCGEPLEIRKAETQNDYVAKQLEESLFHLTEEQLKDVVIAYEPIWAIGTGLTASAAQAQDMHAFIRAQVAAKYGREAALRLTIQYGGSAKPSNAAELFACPDVDGGLIGGASLVAADFLAIVSHLG is encoded by the coding sequence ATGAGAAAAAAAATCGTTGCTGGAAACTGGAAAATGAACCTGACCATCGGACAGGCAGAACAGCTGATCAATGACATTCTGCAGGCTGGCCTGCGTTTGAAAGATGGACAGGAAGTGGTACTGGCCACGCCTTTTCCATACCTGTTGAAAGCAAAGGCATTACTGAAAAATACGCCTGGTTTTTACCTGGCTGCGCAGAACTGTGCATCTGAAAAATCTGGTGCATATACCGGTGAAGTATCTGCTGAAATGCTGAGCTCTATTGGTGTTGACTATGTGATCCTGGGCCACTCGGAAAGAAGAGAATATTTCCAGGAATCCAACGCTGTCCTGGCAAAGAAAGTTGATCTGGCACTGGCAAATGGCCTGAAGCCGATCTTCTGTTGTGGAGAGCCGCTGGAGATCAGAAAGGCAGAAACACAGAACGACTATGTAGCAAAACAGCTCGAAGAAAGCCTGTTCCACCTGACCGAAGAGCAACTGAAAGATGTTGTTATCGCATACGAACCAATCTGGGCTATCGGTACAGGTCTGACAGCAAGCGCTGCTCAGGCACAGGATATGCACGCGTTTATCAGAGCACAGGTTGCTGCTAAATATGGCAGAGAAGCTGCATTACGCCTGACTATCCAGTACGGTGGCAGTGCAAAACCTTCTAACGCAGCTGAACTGTTCGCTTGTCCTGACGTTGATGGTGGTCTGATCGGGGGGGCATCTCTGGTAGCTGCTGACTTCCTGGCTATCGTTAGTCATCTGGGATAA
- a CDS encoding 2'-5' RNA ligase family protein, with translation MHTNNNIAFEQEYDYLLVVSPGTHIANDVATLKKLVAQELGMYGSRFSNAHISLFRSVFPERFQEDFVHMLDEIAKRQSGFTLYTSKFDHFEHGPDKRTIYVNVANPKPLVELHKRILHEFDIKPGTFKPHITIARAITTPEFDRVFDHFSNQVFVRSFQCKSFMLLRKPAIGGNYELVKEFIFGDEAVQQEVNLFNYAA, from the coding sequence ATGCATACAAATAACAACATTGCATTTGAACAGGAGTATGATTACCTGTTGGTAGTAAGCCCGGGAACTCATATTGCTAACGATGTAGCCACGTTAAAGAAATTAGTAGCCCAGGAGCTGGGCATGTATGGAAGTCGCTTTTCTAACGCGCATATCAGTCTTTTCAGATCTGTTTTCCCTGAAAGATTTCAGGAAGATTTCGTTCATATGCTGGATGAAATTGCCAAACGGCAATCAGGCTTCACGCTGTATACTTCAAAGTTTGACCATTTTGAACATGGGCCCGACAAACGTACTATTTATGTCAATGTAGCCAATCCCAAACCCCTCGTTGAGCTGCATAAGCGAATACTCCATGAGTTTGATATAAAGCCGGGAACGTTTAAGCCGCATATTACTATTGCCAGGGCCATTACAACACCTGAATTCGATCGTGTATTCGACCATTTTTCCAATCAGGTCTTTGTACGCAGCTTCCAGTGTAAAAGCTTCATGCTGTTACGTAAGCCGGCAATCGGTGGAAATTATGAGCTTGTAAAGGAATTTATATTCGGTGATGAGGCTGTTCAGCAGGAAGTTAACCTGTTCAACTATGCTGCATAA
- a CDS encoding Hsp20/alpha crystallin family protein: MTFVKFNQAPAVKSFNGLVEDIFNNAGFNRFLKDDVHTNDFYGAYPPVNITETKEGYQVDLLVPGFSKEDIKINLDNKVLSISAEKAPEQKDENQKQLRREFSFRSFKRSFTVNEQVDAEKIQAKYENGVLRLQLAKKEKVQDAAKAIVVE, from the coding sequence ATGACATTCGTAAAATTCAACCAGGCTCCTGCAGTAAAATCTTTCAACGGATTAGTAGAAGACATCTTTAATAATGCAGGTTTCAACAGATTCCTGAAAGACGACGTTCACACCAATGATTTTTATGGTGCTTACCCTCCGGTGAACATCACAGAAACTAAAGAGGGCTATCAGGTAGACTTACTGGTTCCTGGTTTCTCTAAAGAAGACATTAAGATCAATCTTGACAACAAAGTATTGAGCATCAGCGCAGAAAAGGCCCCCGAGCAGAAAGACGAAAATCAGAAACAATTACGCAGAGAATTTAGCTTCCGTTCATTCAAACGTTCCTTTACGGTAAATGAGCAGGTGGATGCTGAAAAGATCCAGGCGAAATATGAAAATGGCGTACTCAGATTGCAGCTGGCGAAGAAAGAAAAAGTGCAGGATGCAGCAAAAGCAATTGTAGTTGAATAA
- a CDS encoding type B 50S ribosomal protein L31, translating into MKQGIHPESYRFVVFKDMSNGTTFLSRSTAPSKETITWEDGNEYPVIKLEISNTSHPFYTGKNVLVDTAGRIDKFNKRYAKKA; encoded by the coding sequence ATGAAACAGGGAATCCATCCAGAAAGCTACAGATTTGTAGTATTCAAAGATATGTCTAACGGTACTACATTTTTAAGCCGTTCTACCGCTCCTTCTAAGGAAACTATCACCTGGGAAGATGGCAACGAGTATCCGGTAATTAAGCTGGAAATTTCCAATACTTCTCACCCGTTCTATACTGGTAAAAACGTATTGGTGGATACAGCAGGTCGTATCGACAAGTTCAACAAGCGTTACGCTAAGAAAGCCTAA
- a CDS encoding prolipoprotein diacylglyceryl transferase, whose protein sequence is MYPNLYYAFKDLFGIEIPVFKLLQTFGFFVAIAFLAGAYVLTNELKRREKLGWLKGVPETIITGKPVTAGEVLFHGVLGFILGFKILGLALDWAEASQDLQSYMLSAKGSVLGGLLLGGILAYSKFRTGKKQEKATPKEETVIVMPHQRVPDIIVMAAVAGLLGAKIFHNLENWNDFSQDPIGSLLSFSGLTFYGGLIVAAVVIIRYAVRKGINVWQLIDSSAPALMLAYAIGRMGCHFSGDGDWGIYNSSYVTDAAGKVVPADPTRFQQMVQASQQFFSRQYASIEHIPHAPFPKPAGLSFLPDWFFAYGYPHNVINEGVQMAGCTGKYCSVLPVAVYPTALYEIIACLILFGILYAVRKRVTVPGVVFGIYLIFNGLERFFVEKIRVNTKYDIFGFHPTQAEIISSLMVIGGAGLIWYCRKINKAAKPAV, encoded by the coding sequence ATGTATCCTAATCTATATTACGCGTTTAAAGACCTTTTTGGCATAGAAATCCCTGTATTCAAACTGTTACAAACATTCGGATTCTTTGTTGCTATAGCCTTCCTGGCTGGTGCTTACGTATTGACCAATGAACTGAAAAGAAGGGAAAAGTTAGGTTGGCTGAAAGGTGTACCTGAGACTATCATTACCGGCAAACCGGTTACTGCTGGAGAGGTACTGTTCCACGGCGTGCTCGGATTTATTCTGGGATTTAAAATACTCGGACTGGCACTAGACTGGGCAGAGGCTTCTCAGGACCTGCAATCATATATGTTATCTGCTAAAGGAAGTGTGCTGGGTGGTTTACTGCTTGGTGGCATTTTGGCCTATAGCAAATTCCGCACTGGCAAAAAACAGGAGAAAGCCACGCCGAAAGAAGAGACTGTTATTGTAATGCCCCACCAGCGTGTACCTGACATTATCGTAATGGCGGCTGTTGCCGGACTGCTGGGCGCCAAGATATTTCATAATCTGGAAAACTGGAATGACTTTTCACAGGACCCGATCGGTTCCCTGCTTTCCTTCAGTGGACTTACCTTCTACGGTGGTCTTATCGTAGCAGCGGTAGTGATCATTCGTTATGCTGTCAGGAAAGGGATTAATGTGTGGCAGCTGATTGATAGTTCAGCGCCGGCACTAATGCTGGCATATGCTATTGGCCGTATGGGATGTCACTTCTCAGGGGACGGTGACTGGGGTATCTATAACAGCAGTTATGTAACAGATGCTGCAGGTAAAGTCGTGCCAGCTGATCCTACCAGGTTCCAGCAAATGGTGCAGGCAAGTCAGCAATTCTTCTCCAGACAATATGCAAGTATCGAACATATTCCGCATGCACCTTTTCCTAAGCCTGCAGGACTGAGTTTCCTGCCGGACTGGTTTTTCGCATACGGTTATCCACATAACGTAATTAATGAAGGGGTTCAGATGGCTGGCTGCACAGGAAAATATTGCAGTGTATTGCCAGTAGCTGTTTATCCGACTGCATTGTATGAAATTATCGCCTGCCTGATATTGTTCGGTATATTATATGCCGTACGTAAGAGAGTGACCGTACCAGGTGTGGTTTTTGGTATCTATCTTATCTTCAATGGTTTAGAGCGTTTCTTTGTTGAGAAGATCAGGGTGAATACTAAGTATGACATCTTCGGATTTCACCCTACACAGGCTGAGATCATCTCCTCTTTAATGGTGATTGGTGGTGCAGGTTTGATCTGGTATTGCCGCAAAATAAATAAAGCAGCAAAACCAGCAGTCTGA
- a CDS encoding BrxA/BrxB family bacilliredoxin, translating into MYPAELVKPMKAELTDNGFEELLTPEKVDEILKKEGTTLVMINSVCGCSAGSARPGVLLAVAHSEKKPDRLTTSFAGFDLAAIQQIRAHLLPYPPSSPAIALFKDGQLVHFIERHMIEGRPAQMIAANLVDAFAEYC; encoded by the coding sequence ATGTATCCAGCAGAACTAGTAAAGCCCATGAAGGCAGAATTAACAGATAATGGTTTTGAAGAATTGCTGACACCTGAGAAAGTGGATGAGATCTTAAAGAAAGAAGGTACTACCCTGGTTATGATCAATTCCGTGTGTGGTTGCTCCGCAGGTAGCGCGCGTCCAGGTGTATTACTGGCAGTTGCTCACAGTGAGAAGAAACCAGACAGATTAACTACCAGCTTTGCAGGTTTTGATCTGGCTGCGATCCAGCAGATCCGCGCTCACCTGTTGCCTTATCCTCCATCTTCTCCTGCTATCGCTTTATTTAAAGATGGACAGCTGGTTCACTTTATTGAGCGTCATATGATTGAAGGACGTCCTGCGCAGATGATCGCTGCAAACCTGGTGGACGCTTTCGCAGAATATTGCTAA
- a CDS encoding outer membrane beta-barrel family protein — protein sequence MKSTTTLLASFLLLCSIKTIQAQSIETARISGRVLQAGEKPVEFATITLLKAKDSSLVKGAVADIEGKYEFEQVKQGKYLIAAAYVGMTKAYSKPFEVKGNTPVSIESLVLGADAKNLKEINVTAKKPFIEQRADKMIVNVENSIVGAGGTAMEVLEKSPGVSIDKDDNINLKGKSGVVIMIDGKLTNMSSQDVAQLLKSMPSSNIEQIELITNPSAKYDAAGNAGIINIKLKKNRMVGSNGNVSVFGAYGLTPKYGGALNLNHRNEKFNLYGSYNYNHRENQQHLGLYRTGSIEGRPTVFDQDNERKRKSDYHGAKVGMDYFINKRNTIGVMVDAGFRNSSEPAEAVTKIGDGTRVDSTLRTHTNMDGTWKRFAYNVNYKTILDTAGKELNIDLDYARNSEERGNDIFSTIWDAGGKDYMRGDSTRNSQPNSIDIKTVKADYVQPLRNQAKLEAGFKLSFVKTDNDAKFDSLRNGNWVYDRNRSNHFIYKENVNAAYINYQKQFKKVNVQLGLRAEQSNIEGNSITMNQVTDTSYFNLFPSVFVSYDASKDHQLGFSYSRRLQRPDYEDLNPFQIYLDRYTLISGNPYLKPSYANSIEFTHTFKHFLTTSVGYTHTKDKITQIVEADKDVVTGDTLNIRYKYLNVAKSDIVNLNVSFPVTITKWWSSFTYMSAYYNKFQTVVDNQSVNISSGGFMGRTQQTFTLPKGLSAEVSVFYLSPQIADEGLFRMKHMCAVDLGFSKQILNKKGSLKLNVNDVFNIQRFRGNFENGGRYTGVSSKWESRQVRLTFNYRFGNTNVKAARARKTGLEDEQGRVKDGN from the coding sequence ATGAAATCGACCACTACATTGTTGGCCTCATTTTTACTTCTGTGTAGCATTAAAACCATCCAGGCACAAAGTATCGAAACAGCCCGGATCTCCGGCCGGGTATTACAGGCAGGTGAAAAACCTGTAGAATTTGCAACTATTACGTTACTGAAAGCAAAAGATTCCTCCCTGGTAAAAGGCGCTGTCGCAGATATCGAGGGTAAATATGAGTTCGAACAGGTAAAACAGGGTAAGTACCTCATCGCCGCAGCTTATGTTGGCATGACCAAAGCTTACAGTAAACCTTTTGAAGTAAAAGGTAACACGCCGGTATCCATCGAGTCGCTCGTGCTTGGCGCAGATGCCAAGAATCTGAAAGAAATAAATGTGACAGCCAAGAAGCCGTTTATCGAGCAGAGAGCCGATAAAATGATCGTCAATGTTGAGAACAGCATCGTCGGCGCAGGTGGTACTGCCATGGAAGTACTGGAAAAATCACCTGGCGTCTCTATAGATAAAGATGATAATATCAATCTGAAAGGTAAAAGTGGGGTTGTTATCATGATTGATGGCAAGCTCACTAACATGAGTTCCCAGGACGTTGCGCAGCTGCTTAAAAGTATGCCCAGTAGCAATATTGAGCAAATTGAACTGATCACCAATCCTTCCGCCAAATATGACGCAGCTGGCAACGCCGGGATCATCAACATCAAACTGAAGAAGAACAGAATGGTCGGCAGTAACGGTAACGTATCTGTATTCGGCGCATATGGTCTGACGCCAAAATATGGTGGTGCATTAAACCTGAACCATCGTAATGAGAAATTCAATCTCTATGGTTCCTATAACTATAATCACCGTGAAAACCAGCAGCACCTTGGTTTGTACCGCACAGGTAGTATCGAAGGACGACCTACTGTTTTTGACCAGGACAATGAAAGAAAAAGAAAGTCAGACTACCATGGTGCTAAAGTGGGTATGGACTACTTCATCAACAAGAGAAATACTATTGGTGTGATGGTAGACGCAGGCTTCAGAAATTCCAGCGAACCTGCAGAAGCAGTTACTAAAATAGGTGATGGTACAAGAGTCGATTCTACCCTGAGAACACATACCAATATGGATGGCACCTGGAAACGTTTTGCGTATAACGTTAACTACAAGACCATTCTGGATACTGCTGGTAAAGAGCTGAACATTGACCTGGACTATGCACGTAACTCAGAAGAACGTGGAAATGATATCTTCTCTACTATCTGGGATGCTGGCGGCAAAGACTATATGCGTGGTGACTCTACACGTAACAGTCAGCCTAACAGCATCGACATTAAAACAGTCAAGGCCGACTATGTTCAACCGCTGCGTAACCAGGCAAAACTGGAGGCTGGTTTTAAACTGAGCTTTGTGAAGACCGATAACGATGCAAAATTTGACTCACTGCGTAATGGTAACTGGGTGTATGACAGAAACCGTTCCAATCACTTTATCTATAAGGAGAACGTGAACGCTGCTTACATCAACTATCAGAAACAGTTTAAAAAGGTAAACGTACAACTGGGACTGCGCGCTGAGCAGAGCAATATAGAAGGTAATTCTATCACGATGAACCAGGTGACTGATACCAGCTATTTCAACCTGTTCCCAAGTGTATTTGTAAGCTATGATGCCAGTAAAGACCATCAGCTGGGCTTCTCTTACAGCCGCCGTCTGCAGCGTCCTGATTACGAAGACCTGAATCCGTTTCAGATCTACCTTGACAGATATACACTGATCTCAGGTAACCCATATCTGAAACCATCATACGCAAACAGTATCGAGTTCACACATACGTTCAAACATTTCCTGACCACCTCTGTCGGATATACACATACAAAAGATAAGATCACACAGATCGTTGAAGCAGACAAAGACGTAGTAACAGGTGATACACTGAATATCCGTTACAAGTATCTCAACGTGGCGAAATCTGATATCGTGAACCTGAACGTGTCATTCCCGGTGACCATCACCAAATGGTGGAGCAGTTTCACTTACATGTCTGCCTACTATAACAAGTTCCAGACTGTCGTAGATAACCAGTCTGTGAATATTTCCAGCGGTGGTTTCATGGGCCGTACACAACAGACATTCACACTGCCTAAAGGTCTGAGTGCCGAAGTGAGTGTATTCTATCTGTCTCCGCAGATCGCTGATGAAGGACTGTTCAGAATGAAACATATGTGTGCTGTTGACCTGGGTTTCTCCAAACAGATCCTGAATAAAAAAGGAAGTCTGAAGCTGAACGTAAATGATGTGTTCAATATTCAGCGCTTCCGTGGAAACTTTGAAAATGGTGGCCGCTACACCGGTGTTAGCAGTAAATGGGAAAGCCGTCAGGTAAGACTGACATTCAACTACCGTTTCGGAAATACCAATGTGAAAGCAGCCCGCGCCCGCAAAACCGGCCTGGAAGACGAACAGGGCCGTGTGAAGGACGGGAACTAA
- a CDS encoding head GIN domain-containing protein has product MKTLRLHWLLPVSLVLFTFAASAFTIKINNEKVTGSGNIRSESRDQGQFRSIITSGSYNVYITPGAKSDIRIEADDNLLPLIETKVRGNDLEIQTKKGYDIRPTKTINIYVTIDQLEELKSSGNGGFYSKGQLKGNDVKFSFSGSSNTAIDLKASNLDVSVSGTAKLNLKGNIPATKYDISGTADVEALDLQASNAEVNISGTGKLDIAADKKLNVAVSGMAKVRYKGTPVINQSSSGSAKISRIE; this is encoded by the coding sequence ATGAAAACATTACGTTTACACTGGCTGTTGCCAGTATCACTAGTGCTGTTCACGTTCGCAGCGTCAGCCTTTACAATTAAAATTAACAATGAAAAGGTAACCGGTAGCGGTAATATCAGATCTGAATCCCGTGATCAGGGGCAGTTCAGAAGTATCATTACGTCCGGTTCCTACAATGTATATATCACGCCTGGCGCTAAAAGCGATATCAGGATCGAGGCAGATGATAACCTGTTACCGCTGATCGAAACAAAGGTGAGAGGAAATGATCTGGAGATCCAGACCAAAAAAGGATACGATATCAGGCCTACAAAAACGATCAATATTTATGTGACGATCGATCAGCTGGAAGAACTGAAATCAAGTGGAAACGGTGGTTTCTACAGTAAAGGTCAGCTGAAAGGTAACGATGTGAAGTTTTCCTTCAGCGGTTCTTCGAATACAGCCATCGACCTGAAGGCCAGTAACCTGGACGTGAGCGTATCAGGCACTGCCAAACTGAATCTGAAAGGAAATATTCCCGCTACGAAATACGACATATCAGGTACGGCGGATGTAGAAGCCCTGGACCTGCAGGCATCTAATGCGGAGGTGAATATTTCTGGTACCGGTAAGCTGGATATCGCGGCAGACAAGAAACTGAATGTAGCAGTATCGGGTATGGCGAAGGTGCGGTACAAAGGAACACCCGTGATCAATCAGAGTTCTTCCGGCTCAGCCAAGATCTCCAGGATCGAATAA
- a CDS encoding YajQ family cyclic di-GMP-binding protein, with the protein MPSFDIVSKVDTQTLDNAVNTVKKEITNRYDFKDSHVSIELNKKDLALVIEVDSDMKLDQVIDVLISRTMRQGLDGNIFDLSKEHYQSGKVVKKDVPVRNGIKQEDAKKIVKLIKDAGLKVQAAIMDDIVRVTGKKIDDLQEVIQKVKEANLGIPFQYVNMKS; encoded by the coding sequence ATGCCATCCTTTGATATTGTTAGCAAAGTGGATACACAGACACTTGATAATGCGGTAAACACCGTGAAAAAGGAAATTACCAACAGGTACGACTTTAAAGATTCGCATGTAAGTATAGAATTGAATAAAAAGGACCTGGCACTGGTTATAGAAGTAGACAGCGATATGAAACTGGATCAGGTAATAGATGTATTGATCAGCCGTACGATGAGACAGGGGCTGGATGGTAACATCTTCGACCTGAGCAAGGAACATTACCAGAGCGGTAAGGTGGTAAAAAAAGACGTTCCTGTAAGAAATGGGATCAAACAGGAAGATGCCAAGAAAATTGTGAAGCTGATCAAAGATGCCGGTCTGAAGGTACAGGCGGCCATTATGGACGATATTGTGCGGGTAACAGGTAAAAAAATAGATGATTTACAGGAAGTTATACAGAAGGTAAAAGAAGCGAACTTAGGTATTCCATTCCAGTATGTAAATATGAAGAGCTAA
- a CDS encoding hemerythrin domain-containing protein has product MQRHPVLIPLSQEHQRLLFVCRYLKNDAAAYEGFPLETNAKLAYIVKVFQEIMVPHIQKEEYLFEMCTGHHPEIDQLIQELILEHQQISRMYSALTDNTDMIAAMDVLARSLELHIRKEERLLFEKIQSLLPHILESIIWS; this is encoded by the coding sequence ATGCAAAGACATCCAGTCCTGATACCCTTATCGCAGGAACATCAACGTCTCTTATTCGTTTGCCGCTATCTGAAGAATGACGCAGCAGCTTATGAGGGGTTCCCACTAGAAACCAATGCCAAGCTGGCCTACATTGTAAAAGTGTTCCAGGAAATCATGGTACCGCATATCCAGAAGGAAGAATACCTTTTCGAAATGTGTACCGGTCATCATCCTGAAATAGATCAGCTGATTCAGGAGCTCATCCTGGAGCACCAGCAGATCTCCCGTATGTACAGCGCGCTGACAGATAATACTGATATGATCGCTGCGATGGACGTACTGGCCCGCAGTCTTGAATTACATATCAGAAAGGAGGAAAGACTACTTTTTGAAAAGATACAATCCCTGCTACCCCATATACTGGAAAGTATCATATGGTCATAA
- a CDS encoding RNA polymerase sigma factor codes for MQASANNLNNTAITDHLVSRCKKGDTHAFRELYNAYSAAMYNICLRMTGNQADAEDTLQEAFMQVFKNIERLENAGSVTAWIKRIVVNHCLSHLRRKKVYFEEVDNIDVEEETIVDENDFAWTVAAIKDAIHVLPHGYRTVINLYIFEEYSHREIASMLDISESTVKTQYMRAKDKVRQIIKQRKLIR; via the coding sequence ATGCAAGCATCAGCCAACAACTTGAACAATACAGCCATAACAGACCACCTGGTGTCCCGGTGTAAAAAAGGAGACACACACGCATTTCGTGAGTTATACAACGCTTATTCTGCAGCAATGTATAATATCTGTCTGCGTATGACAGGGAATCAGGCAGATGCCGAAGATACCTTGCAGGAGGCCTTTATGCAGGTGTTTAAGAATATAGAACGGCTGGAAAATGCAGGTAGCGTAACAGCATGGATCAAACGTATTGTCGTGAATCATTGCTTAAGTCACCTGCGTAGAAAGAAAGTATATTTCGAGGAAGTGGACAATATAGATGTAGAAGAAGAAACGATCGTAGACGAAAATGATTTTGCATGGACGGTAGCAGCTATAAAAGATGCGATACACGTATTACCGCATGGCTACCGTACCGTAATAAACTTGTACATATTTGAAGAGTACTCACATAGAGAAATCGCCTCCATGCTGGACATTTCTGAGTCAACAGTGAAAACACAGTACATGCGTGCGAAGGATAAAGTGAGACAGATTATAAAACAAAGAAAATTAATACGCTGA
- a CDS encoding putative sugar nucleotidyl transferase — protein MERNYILFDTPARELLYPFTHTRPVAACRIGILTIQEKWERWLNAPTSHLTVPYLQQKYPIKKDETRPAVMIRGNVLPNEALLQAIAALQPGQSLYKEQELLAKVTAGSDPDAAPIERKEYLGEISVVRKPWDFFLLNDKAIRSDFALLTAGRTSAPLSDTNKITNAADIFLEEGAVVSHSILNAATGPIYIGRNAEIMEGCLVRGPLAMGEKAVLKMGTKVYGAATLGPGSVGGGEIKNVVMFGYSNKGHDGYLGDAVIGEWCNLGANATCSNLKNNGSTVRVWVEALNSAEAAGTKCGLLMGDYSRCGIGSLLNTGTVIGASCNIFGAGFPPKFVPSFSWGGADKVERYRIEQALRDIETWMQFKGQQMTETDKQILEFLFAKFADD, from the coding sequence ATGGAGCGGAATTACATTCTTTTTGACACACCCGCACGAGAGTTGTTATATCCCTTCACTCACACAAGACCGGTGGCAGCCTGCCGTATTGGTATACTGACCATCCAGGAAAAATGGGAACGCTGGCTGAATGCCCCCACCAGTCACCTCACTGTTCCATACTTACAACAGAAATATCCGATTAAAAAAGATGAGACCAGACCGGCAGTCATGATCCGGGGCAATGTGCTGCCCAATGAGGCGCTGTTACAGGCTATTGCTGCATTGCAACCTGGTCAGTCTCTCTACAAAGAACAGGAATTACTGGCGAAAGTGACAGCAGGAAGTGATCCGGATGCAGCACCTATAGAACGAAAAGAGTATCTTGGCGAAATATCTGTTGTCAGGAAGCCCTGGGACTTCTTTCTGTTAAACGACAAGGCGATCCGTAGTGATTTTGCACTGCTGACTGCCGGTCGTACGTCTGCTCCACTCAGTGATACCAATAAGATCACTAATGCGGCAGATATTTTTCTGGAAGAAGGAGCAGTCGTATCGCATAGCATCCTGAATGCAGCGACCGGCCCTATTTATATTGGCCGGAACGCAGAGATCATGGAAGGGTGTCTCGTAAGAGGACCGCTGGCAATGGGAGAGAAGGCCGTGCTGAAAATGGGCACGAAGGTATACGGAGCCGCTACACTGGGGCCTGGTAGTGTCGGCGGAGGAGAGATCAAGAATGTGGTGATGTTCGGATATTCCAATAAAGGACATGATGGTTATCTGGGTGATGCGGTGATCGGAGAATGGTGCAACCTGGGTGCTAATGCCACCTGTTCTAATTTGAAGAATAATGGCAGTACAGTAAGGGTATGGGTGGAAGCACTGAACAGCGCGGAAGCTGCCGGTACCAAATGTGGCTTACTGATGGGGGACTATAGCCGGTGCGGCATTGGTTCCCTGCTGAATACGGGTACCGTGATCGGTGCTTCCTGTAATATATTCGGAGCTGGTTTCCCTCCTAAATTTGTACCCTCTTTTTCATGGGGGGGGGCGGATAAAGTAGAACGCTACCGGATAGAACAGGCACTACGCGACATCGAAACCTGGATGCAGTTCAAAGGACAACAAATGACAGAGACGGACAAGCAGATACTTGAATTTCTGTTTGCCAAGTTCGCGGACGATTAA